A single genomic interval of Syntrophorhabdus sp. harbors:
- a CDS encoding methyltransferase domain-containing protein produces the protein MGILCCPECAGQDADLHYHSAGEEEYLQCVRCYRRFPIIQGIPVLLPDNQRHAAMKVIGDNGPTAMRPSNGEEKGSEELEDWKYLSYQYYSRHKEFLKSVNDFDPEGTVLDIGCAGGSLAKHFKDYIGLDISWKLISFARSYMERPFVLADAGSIPFKTKSLSHFISRNMLEHTMEDRKIVREVARVCKKSGVFELPCSDGISILFDPINVIRARLGKEPKYIFSYGFGHINMQTKKEWEERLRKNNFIITGESSLGRGIIYKLNTLLEFILFSFGDNDDIPARQIKKKYFKYIHPLYDALYKLDPRTSKSWSKVFKVEPAGEERNH, from the coding sequence ATGGGCATACTCTGTTGTCCCGAGTGTGCCGGCCAGGACGCCGATCTCCATTATCACAGCGCCGGGGAAGAGGAATATCTACAATGCGTCCGTTGCTATAGAAGATTCCCCATCATTCAGGGCATACCGGTCCTGTTGCCCGATAACCAGAGGCACGCTGCAATGAAGGTGATAGGGGACAACGGGCCGACGGCCATGAGGCCGTCGAACGGGGAGGAAAAGGGCAGTGAGGAGCTGGAGGATTGGAAATATCTTTCCTATCAGTATTACAGCCGCCACAAGGAGTTCCTGAAGAGCGTGAACGACTTCGATCCGGAAGGCACGGTGCTTGATATAGGCTGTGCCGGTGGAAGCCTTGCGAAGCATTTCAAGGACTACATCGGGCTCGACATTTCATGGAAACTGATCTCCTTTGCCCGCAGCTACATGGAGAGGCCTTTTGTTCTGGCCGACGCGGGCAGCATACCCTTCAAGACGAAGAGCCTGTCCCATTTTATCTCCCGAAACATGCTGGAACATACCATGGAGGACCGGAAGATCGTGCGCGAGGTGGCTCGTGTGTGCAAAAAGAGCGGGGTCTTCGAACTGCCCTGCAGTGACGGGATCTCCATCCTGTTCGACCCGATAAACGTGATCCGTGCCAGGTTGGGCAAGGAACCCAAATACATTTTCTCCTATGGCTTCGGACATATCAACATGCAGACAAAGAAGGAGTGGGAAGAGCGCCTGCGGAAGAACAATTTCATCATCACGGGCGAAAGCAGCCTGGGAAGAGGGATCATATACAAGCTCAACACCCTGTTGGAGTTCATCCTTTTCTCATTCGGAGACAACGATGACATCCCGGCAAGACAGATCAAAAAGAAATACTTCAAGTACATCCATCCCCTGTATGACGCGCTATACAAGCTGGACCCCAGGACAAGCAAATCCTGGTCAAAGGTGTTCAAGGTGGAACCTGCAGGGGAAGAAAGGAATCACTGA
- a CDS encoding B12-binding domain-containing radical SAM protein has product MRVLLINPPNTMDDVLGKASVFVSELDPLGLLYIAAVLEREGHEVVVLDAFIDRLNLKSILDEVGRVKPDVVGISCLTSNGAAVFEIGRAIKANFTGLKVVLGNIHASIFYETYLNHMCADAVVHGEGEYAFMNICRRYDEGKDLSGIPGVSWYSGTGIVNNDPPELIYDLDGLPMPARHLVPKEKYSVGKLNNFIYVNKGKRAIRQMFTSRGCVYSCAFCVVHKNRKYRTMSPSRVVDEMEHLVKEYDVGYVFIMDSLFIADKKRVQRICEEMINRRVDLKWGCEGHVNIIDENMLGWMERAGCYEIHFGIESGVQRLLDNVNKGTTLENIEKKVKMVKKNSGIKVSGLFMLGLPGETPQDSRTTIEFARRLPLDFAQFSITVPYPGSRLFEELSRDGKLDTGLRPNGDVDLDVWMRYSAHAGFSENKPIYVPEGMSADDLKRMEKLALRRFFLRPSKIIDQIRRIDLKNMDEVLRAAKAAFLEK; this is encoded by the coding sequence ATGAGAGTATTGCTCATTAATCCTCCGAATACGATGGACGACGTGCTTGGAAAGGCGTCTGTATTTGTGAGTGAACTGGATCCGCTCGGTCTCTTGTACATAGCAGCGGTCCTCGAGCGGGAGGGTCATGAGGTCGTCGTTCTGGACGCTTTCATCGACCGGTTGAACCTGAAAAGCATCCTCGATGAGGTTGGGAGAGTGAAGCCGGACGTTGTCGGGATCAGCTGCCTCACATCAAACGGGGCGGCGGTGTTCGAAATCGGCAGGGCCATAAAGGCGAATTTCACCGGCCTCAAGGTGGTCCTCGGCAATATCCATGCGAGCATATTCTACGAGACATACCTGAATCACATGTGCGCCGATGCCGTGGTGCACGGAGAAGGCGAGTACGCCTTCATGAACATATGCCGCCGGTATGATGAAGGAAAGGACCTCTCGGGAATACCCGGTGTTTCCTGGTACAGCGGGACCGGGATCGTCAACAACGACCCCCCGGAGCTTATCTATGACCTCGACGGTCTGCCCATGCCTGCGCGTCACCTTGTGCCGAAGGAAAAGTACTCCGTCGGAAAACTGAACAACTTTATCTATGTGAACAAGGGAAAGAGGGCCATCAGGCAGATGTTCACATCGAGGGGGTGCGTCTATTCCTGCGCGTTTTGCGTGGTCCACAAGAACAGGAAGTACAGGACCATGAGCCCGTCCAGGGTGGTTGATGAAATGGAGCACCTTGTCAAAGAGTATGACGTGGGATACGTCTTCATCATGGATTCTCTTTTCATTGCCGACAAGAAGAGGGTGCAGAGGATATGCGAAGAGATGATCAACAGGAGGGTCGACCTGAAATGGGGCTGCGAAGGCCACGTGAACATCATAGACGAGAACATGCTGGGATGGATGGAAAGGGCCGGGTGCTACGAGATCCATTTCGGAATTGAATCGGGGGTACAGCGTTTGCTCGATAACGTAAATAAAGGCACGACCCTCGAGAATATCGAAAAAAAGGTCAAGATGGTAAAGAAGAACTCCGGCATCAAGGTGTCGGGTCTTTTCATGCTTGGGCTGCCCGGCGAAACTCCGCAGGACTCGCGTACCACCATAGAGTTCGCGAGGCGCCTGCCCCTCGATTTCGCCCAGTTCAGCATTACCGTCCCCTATCCGGGGTCGCGGCTGTTCGAGGAATTGTCGCGGGATGGGAAACTGGATACAGGGCTTCGCCCCAACGGGGACGTTGACCTCGACGTCTGGATGAGATATTCCGCACACGCGGGTTTCAGCGAGAACAAACCGATCTATGTTCCCGAGGGGATGTCGGCCGACGATCTGAAAAGGATGGAGAAACTCGCCCTGAGAAGGTTCTTCTTGAGGCCCTCGAAGATCATCGACCAGATAAGAAGGATAGACCTCAAGAATATGGACGAGGTGCTAAGGGCAGCGAAGGCCGCTTTTCTGGAAAAGTGA
- a CDS encoding methyltransferase domain-containing protein: MNKRMLSMIKCPECGGLSFSVDEFKNGGDEIIDGRLTCNSCDAWYRIENGILDLLPFSLRRQELHHDFARRYELEAKKAGAVEDEQKDGQMKFFAKFSRTYDKEVADSPYFSTFDRVVFGGWIKKNISPGQYILDVGCGSGVQSVVIGKEGINVVGVDISEEMLLVAKRKVDESGIANHVDLIVGDAENIPLRDNIFDAYFMVGTLHHVKAPQMVVKSATDKIKNGGAVFTSDNHKSHVRFLFDILMRMWKLYDEEARDEPLFVARQFYDWYGSAGVKSSVRISTYLPPHLYFFLSKGAGESLLKITNAVFGAIPYIKNFGGIIVLEGKKA; this comes from the coding sequence ATGAACAAAAGGATGCTTTCAATGATCAAGTGTCCCGAATGCGGTGGCCTGTCATTCTCGGTCGATGAATTCAAGAACGGAGGCGATGAGATCATCGACGGCCGATTGACCTGTAATTCATGCGATGCGTGGTACAGGATAGAGAATGGCATATTGGACCTGTTGCCTTTTTCTTTGAGAAGGCAGGAGCTTCATCACGACTTCGCCAGACGCTATGAACTGGAGGCAAAGAAGGCCGGGGCCGTAGAGGACGAACAGAAGGACGGCCAGATGAAGTTCTTTGCAAAGTTTTCCAGGACGTATGACAAAGAAGTGGCGGACAGCCCTTATTTCTCGACGTTTGACCGCGTTGTCTTCGGTGGATGGATAAAGAAAAATATCAGCCCCGGGCAATACATCCTCGATGTGGGGTGCGGGTCGGGCGTGCAGAGCGTCGTTATTGGAAAAGAAGGGATAAATGTTGTGGGCGTGGATATCTCCGAGGAAATGCTGTTGGTAGCGAAAAGAAAGGTCGACGAGTCCGGGATAGCGAACCACGTGGACCTGATCGTGGGTGATGCGGAGAATATCCCCCTGAGGGATAATATCTTCGACGCGTACTTTATGGTAGGGACCCTTCATCACGTAAAGGCACCGCAGATGGTAGTGAAAAGTGCCACGGACAAGATAAAGAACGGAGGGGCGGTCTTCACATCGGACAACCACAAGAGTCACGTTCGCTTCCTCTTTGACATCCTGATGAGGATGTGGAAGCTGTATGACGAGGAGGCAAGGGACGAACCGCTCTTCGTCGCGAGGCAATTCTATGATTGGTATGGAAGCGCGGGCGTGAAGAGCAGCGTCAGAATATCGACGTATCTGCCGCCGCACCTGTATTTCTTTCTGAGCAAGGGAGCGGGCGAGAGCCTTCTGAAGATAACCAACGCCGTGTTCGGAGCGATCCCCTATATCAAGAACTTCGGGGGTATCATAGTCCTGGAGGGGAAGAAGGCATAA
- a CDS encoding glycosyltransferase family 2 protein: MTLNEIEGMKAIMPKIKREWLDEIFVVDGGSTDGTVEWARENGYNVYIQKQKGFRHAYVEVMPQVKSDVLITFSPDGNSIPELIPDLIEKIKEGYDMVIVSRYLGQAKSDDDDFLTSFGNWFFTRTANLLHGGKYTDAMVIYRAYRKSLIKELELDQDRWYSTPEKLFSCKVSWEPLLSVRATRRKLKVSEIPGDEPPRIGGERKLRVWAWGATFLYQFVRDFLIWR, from the coding sequence ATGACGTTGAATGAGATCGAAGGAATGAAGGCGATAATGCCTAAGATCAAGCGTGAATGGCTTGATGAGATATTCGTGGTGGATGGAGGATCCACGGACGGAACCGTGGAATGGGCACGGGAGAATGGATACAACGTGTACATTCAGAAGCAAAAAGGCTTCAGGCATGCCTATGTCGAAGTTATGCCTCAGGTCAAGAGCGACGTGCTGATCACGTTCAGTCCCGACGGGAATTCAATACCCGAGTTGATCCCCGACCTGATCGAAAAGATAAAAGAAGGTTACGACATGGTCATCGTGTCGCGCTATCTGGGCCAGGCGAAGAGCGATGATGACGACTTCCTGACCAGCTTCGGCAACTGGTTCTTTACGCGGACCGCGAACCTCCTTCATGGAGGAAAATATACCGACGCCATGGTGATCTACAGGGCCTACAGAAAGAGCCTCATCAAGGAGCTCGAGCTCGACCAGGACCGCTGGTATTCGACACCGGAAAAACTGTTTTCGTGCAAGGTAAGCTGGGAGCCGCTCCTGTCCGTCCGCGCGACGCGAAGGAAGCTGAAGGTCTCCGAGATCCCGGGCGATGAGCCACCGAGGATCGGCGGCGAGAGAAAACTCAGGGTCTGGGCCTGGGGGGCGACATTCCTTTACCAGTTTGTCAGGGATTTCCTGATCTGGCGTTGA
- a CDS encoding GDP-L-fucose synthase, with protein MNKGERIFVAGHKGMVGSALLRALENAGCGNIVTADREVLDLRDQEGVMGFFKRERPDHVFLAAARVGGIKANSTYPAEFAYDNIMIQTNVIHSAHLCGVKKLVFMGSSCIYPKDCPQPIREEYLMSGPLEPTNEAYAIAKIAGIRMTAYYAAQFGLQGICPVPCNLYGPNDSFDPDNSHVLSALVKRFTDAVAEKKDEVVLWGTGVAVREFMHVDDMARAVLMLADGWRSSEIINVGTGETISIRELAELIADRTGYRGRIEWDPSMPDGMLKKCLDSSRLNDLGFRPEIPIHAGVEDVIREYRNRGAAGPHD; from the coding sequence ATGAACAAAGGAGAAAGGATCTTTGTGGCGGGTCACAAGGGGATGGTGGGATCGGCCCTGCTTCGCGCGCTGGAGAATGCCGGATGCGGGAACATCGTCACCGCCGACAGGGAAGTGCTCGATCTTCGTGACCAGGAAGGGGTCATGGGGTTCTTCAAGCGGGAGAGGCCGGATCACGTGTTCCTTGCGGCCGCGAGGGTCGGAGGCATAAAGGCCAACAGCACGTACCCTGCGGAATTCGCATACGACAATATCATGATCCAGACAAATGTGATCCACAGCGCCCACCTGTGCGGGGTAAAGAAGCTCGTCTTCATGGGAAGCTCGTGCATCTATCCGAAGGACTGTCCTCAGCCCATCAGGGAGGAATACCTCATGTCGGGGCCCCTGGAACCGACGAACGAAGCCTACGCCATCGCGAAGATCGCTGGCATCAGGATGACCGCGTATTACGCGGCCCAGTTTGGGCTTCAAGGTATATGCCCCGTGCCCTGCAATCTTTACGGTCCCAATGACAGTTTCGATCCCGACAACTCCCACGTCCTCTCGGCCCTGGTCAAGAGGTTCACCGACGCCGTGGCGGAGAAGAAGGATGAGGTGGTTCTCTGGGGGACCGGGGTAGCGGTGCGGGAGTTCATGCATGTCGACGACATGGCCCGCGCCGTTCTCATGCTGGCGGACGGGTGGAGGTCTTCGGAGATCATTAACGTCGGAACGGGTGAGACCATATCGATACGGGAACTGGCGGAACTGATAGCGGATAGAACGGGGTACCGGGGAAGGATCGAATGGGACCCTTCAATGCCCGACGGAATGCTGAAGAAATGCCTCGATTCATCGAGGTTGAATGATCTGGGGTTCCGTCCCGAAATACCGATACACGCCGGGGTCGAAGACGTTATTCGGGAATACCGGAACAGAGGGGCCGCCGGCCCGCATGACTGA
- a CDS encoding GDP-mannose 4,6-dehydratase: MKKALITGITGQDGALLSRFLLGKGYVVYGVVTGHDRSNLDNLRVLEVLNGVTLIDADLMNLEGLKDMLSGMRPAELYHLAAQSSVAYSFGAPVDTVTFNVLSTHHLLEAIRVLGLPTRFYQASSSEMYGRVRQLPVVEDSVLHPVSPYAISKAAGHWLAMNYREAYGMFCCCGILFNHESFLRPAHYVTKKIVSAAVRISRGSREKLTLGNVEIKRDWGYAPEYVKSMWLMLQQDMPNEYVIATNEAHSLKEFVERAFACLDLDWEEFTEIDARLFRPSDIDIIYGDPAKAKTGLGWKYDLTFGDLINRLVEDECAHEGPGRDNER, translated from the coding sequence GTGAAGAAGGCGCTGATAACAGGGATAACGGGCCAGGACGGGGCCCTTCTGTCGAGATTTCTCCTGGGCAAGGGTTACGTCGTCTACGGCGTTGTGACCGGTCATGACCGTTCGAATCTCGACAACCTCAGAGTGCTCGAAGTTCTCAACGGAGTGACCCTGATCGATGCCGATCTGATGAACCTCGAAGGCCTCAAGGATATGTTGTCCGGGATGCGGCCCGCCGAGCTATACCACCTCGCGGCCCAGAGCTCCGTTGCCTATTCCTTCGGCGCCCCTGTGGACACCGTCACGTTCAATGTGCTCAGTACCCACCATCTGCTGGAGGCCATAAGGGTGCTGGGCCTGCCGACACGTTTCTACCAGGCGTCATCGAGCGAGATGTACGGGAGGGTCAGGCAGTTGCCGGTGGTGGAAGATTCGGTGCTCCATCCCGTGAGCCCCTACGCCATATCCAAGGCGGCCGGCCACTGGCTGGCCATGAACTACCGCGAGGCATACGGGATGTTCTGCTGTTGCGGAATCCTTTTCAATCACGAGTCCTTTCTGCGGCCCGCGCACTATGTCACGAAGAAGATCGTTTCGGCTGCCGTACGGATCTCCAGGGGGTCGCGGGAGAAATTGACCCTCGGGAACGTGGAGATCAAAAGAGACTGGGGATACGCGCCGGAGTACGTGAAGTCCATGTGGCTGATGCTGCAGCAGGACATGCCGAACGAGTACGTTATAGCCACGAACGAGGCTCACAGCCTCAAGGAATTCGTGGAGCGGGCGTTCGCGTGTCTTGATCTCGATTGGGAGGAGTTTACGGAGATCGACGCAAGGCTCTTCAGGCCATCCGACATCGACATTATCTATGGCGACCCGGCGAAGGCGAAAACGGGGCTCGGATGGAAATATGACCTCACTTTCGGGGACCTGATCAACCGGCTCGTGGAGGATGAGTGTGCCCACGAGGGCCCCGGTCGTGACAATGAGAGGTAG
- a CDS encoding flippase-like domain-containing protein produces the protein MSRGLKKLAVTLVRVGVSAALIYLIISRIGFREILGNVRILDPFAFILVLVLFAVSILIMTLRWRLFIPGTISVRELFNITYIGTFFNTCLPGSVGGDIVKVYYLSRMLKDSQGGKGAPDKGGLGQRVAPGGRGHNVTAFGSAVLDRYVGLVTLLVIGILATLLGSKYFSSHPVRWLIPVLLALVALVSGVVLKLRVFRSFSVVSEIYAYMDEVAFRKKEILTAFLYSLATQTIMICNVYILARGLSMHAPFVSVLCFVPVVSIISLIPVTISGIGLREGAFVVLFGLIGIVPDKAMTLSIIWFISIVAGSLPGLIIYLLHHKTLLKAFPEQA, from the coding sequence ATGAGCAGGGGATTAAAGAAGCTGGCCGTCACCCTGGTGCGGGTGGGAGTCAGCGCGGCTCTTATATACCTGATCATTTCCAGGATAGGTTTCAGAGAGATATTGGGCAATGTGCGGATCCTCGATCCCTTCGCCTTCATTCTCGTGCTGGTCTTGTTTGCGGTGTCGATCCTGATCATGACCCTGAGATGGAGACTGTTCATTCCCGGTACGATAAGCGTCAGGGAGCTCTTCAACATCACCTATATCGGGACCTTTTTCAATACCTGCCTGCCCGGTTCTGTCGGGGGGGACATAGTCAAGGTTTATTACCTGAGCCGGATGCTGAAGGACAGCCAGGGAGGGAAGGGTGCGCCGGATAAAGGGGGGCTGGGCCAAAGAGTTGCCCCGGGTGGACGAGGACACAACGTGACCGCTTTCGGATCGGCTGTCCTCGACCGTTACGTGGGTCTTGTCACGCTCCTCGTCATCGGGATCCTGGCGACCCTGCTGGGTTCGAAGTATTTCTCCAGCCATCCCGTGCGCTGGCTCATACCTGTCCTGCTTGCCCTCGTGGCGCTGGTGTCGGGGGTGGTTCTCAAGTTGCGCGTATTCCGGTCGTTCTCGGTCGTATCCGAGATCTATGCATATATGGACGAGGTGGCCTTCAGAAAGAAGGAGATATTGACGGCCTTCCTGTACTCCCTGGCGACCCAGACGATCATGATCTGCAACGTCTATATTCTCGCCAGGGGACTTTCGATGCATGCCCCCTTCGTGTCCGTCCTCTGTTTCGTTCCCGTTGTCTCCATCATTTCCCTGATACCTGTGACCATATCGGGCATCGGACTCAGGGAGGGCGCCTTCGTCGTGCTCTTCGGCCTGATCGGGATCGTTCCCGACAAGGCAATGACGCTTTCCATCATCTGGTTCATCTCGATCGTGGCAGGGAGCTTGCCCGGTCTGATCATTTATTTGCTTCACCACAAAACGCTGCTCAAAGCGTTCCCGGAGCAGGCCTGA
- a CDS encoding glycosyltransferase family 4 protein: MRVVFDHSIFGLQPYGGVSRYFFEVTNHLARMGNNVEIFSPLYVNEYFHDNCAVRPRGFRIGLKTRRLGRIVSAINTGASLLFVKTRRHVDIFHETYFTTSDCCPGSAKRVLTVYDMIYERYPRYFSPLDRTPQLKEHAVKRADHVICISENTRRDLIELLGVPEEKTSVVYLGYSLDANKAPSDPPRKGKPFILYVGSRWGYKNFDRMVKAYGSSKVLKDNLSLVCFGGGPFNSEEWAMFGSLQIPRDDVMHVSGNDDVLAGLYSSASLFVYPSLYEGFGIPPLEAMFFGCPVACANSSSLPEVVGEAAELFDPNDEDSMRCAMERVISEQARSRELVRSGKERIKLFSWEKCAADTLEVYRTVLGVR; this comes from the coding sequence ATGAGAGTCGTTTTCGACCATTCGATCTTCGGTCTTCAGCCATATGGCGGCGTTTCGAGGTATTTTTTTGAGGTTACAAACCATCTGGCCAGGATGGGCAACAATGTGGAGATATTTTCTCCCCTGTACGTGAACGAGTACTTCCACGACAATTGCGCGGTCCGCCCCCGGGGATTCAGGATCGGGCTGAAGACGAGGAGATTGGGCAGAATAGTATCGGCCATCAACACAGGCGCCTCACTCCTCTTTGTCAAGACGAGACGGCACGTCGATATTTTCCATGAGACATATTTCACTACGTCCGATTGCTGCCCGGGTTCCGCCAAGAGAGTGTTGACCGTCTACGACATGATATACGAGCGATATCCGCGATACTTTTCGCCGCTTGACAGAACACCGCAGTTGAAGGAACACGCCGTGAAGCGCGCGGACCACGTCATCTGCATTTCCGAGAACACCCGCCGGGACCTTATCGAATTATTGGGTGTGCCGGAAGAGAAGACGTCGGTGGTCTATCTGGGATATTCACTGGACGCGAATAAGGCCCCGTCCGATCCGCCCCGAAAGGGTAAGCCATTCATCCTCTATGTCGGTTCCCGGTGGGGATACAAGAATTTTGACCGCATGGTGAAGGCCTACGGGAGTTCGAAGGTCCTGAAGGACAACCTCTCCCTCGTTTGTTTCGGTGGAGGTCCGTTCAACTCCGAGGAGTGGGCCATGTTCGGGTCCCTTCAGATCCCCCGGGATGATGTCATGCACGTTTCGGGCAATGACGATGTCCTGGCGGGTCTGTATTCTTCGGCTTCACTCTTTGTCTACCCTTCGCTGTACGAAGGGTTCGGCATCCCGCCCCTGGAAGCGATGTTTTTCGGCTGTCCCGTTGCCTGCGCGAACAGCAGTTCATTGCCCGAGGTCGTTGGCGAGGCCGCCGAACTCTTTGATCCGAACGATGAGGACTCGATGCGCTGCGCCATGGAAAGGGTTATTTCCGAGCAGGCCAGATCCCGTGAACTGGTCCGTTCGGGTAAGGAGCGGATCAAGCTGTTCTCGTGGGAGAAATGCGCCGCGGATACCCTGGAGGTGTATAGAACGGTGCTGGGGGTTAGGTAA
- a CDS encoding glycosyltransferase: MESNRQPLISVITASMNSGSTIQHCIDSVKKQSYRNIDFIIMDGASTDDTVDIIKRNEGCIAYWESREDKGIYHAWNKALEHARGDWIIFLGTDDFLWGEDSLQELVSRLPREAGDYRVLYCRVMMVNKNGDVLQGLGEPWKRTRKRFLQVMCIPHPAAVYHKSMFEVHGKFDESFRIAGDYEFLLRELTRGETVYLEGITLTGMHHGGISSNPANSVAALREIRTAQKKHGFRSPGFLWIMAYIRVQTRLILGRLVGLRNASVVFDLGRRLVGKKPFWTRI; the protein is encoded by the coding sequence GTGGAATCGAACAGGCAGCCGTTGATCAGTGTCATCACCGCCTCGATGAACAGCGGGAGCACCATACAACATTGTATCGACAGCGTGAAGAAGCAGTCTTACCGCAATATCGACTTTATCATCATGGATGGGGCTTCGACGGACGATACCGTCGATATCATCAAGCGCAACGAGGGTTGTATAGCGTATTGGGAATCGCGGGAAGACAAAGGCATCTACCACGCCTGGAACAAGGCTCTGGAACATGCGAGGGGAGACTGGATCATCTTTCTGGGGACGGACGATTTCCTGTGGGGCGAAGATTCCCTTCAGGAGCTTGTGAGTCGTCTTCCACGAGAAGCGGGCGACTACAGGGTGCTCTACTGCCGGGTAATGATGGTGAACAAGAACGGAGACGTGCTGCAGGGACTGGGCGAACCCTGGAAAAGGACAAGAAAGAGATTTCTCCAGGTTATGTGCATACCGCATCCAGCTGCGGTATACCACAAGAGCATGTTCGAGGTCCACGGGAAGTTCGACGAATCGTTCCGAATTGCCGGGGACTATGAATTCCTCCTCCGTGAATTGACCCGAGGCGAGACGGTATATCTCGAGGGGATCACTCTCACCGGCATGCATCACGGAGGCATCAGCAGCAATCCGGCGAACTCCGTTGCCGCCTTGAGGGAGATACGGACAGCGCAGAAGAAGCATGGCTTCAGATCGCCCGGGTTCCTTTGGATAATGGCGTACATCAGGGTTCAGACAAGACTCATCCTTGGCAGGCTTGTGGGTCTGAGGAATGCATCGGTCGTTTTCGACCTCGGAAGGCGGCTCGTCGGAAAGAAACCGTTCTGGACCCGGATCTGA
- a CDS encoding NTP transferase domain-containing protein — protein MNDMMAVILAGGRGVRLKPFTMVIPKPLLPVGELPIVEVVIRQLAATGIKRVAMMLGYMAQLFIATFSDGSRWGVNIEYYVEEEPQGTAGSLRVIKNPEQDLLVMNADILTTVDYRRVVEYHRARDAWGTIATTRRRAPVDYGVIVKTGEGLLGEYREKPVMEYDVSMGINVISSRSISFVPPDTKYDIPDLMTALVSARKPVVCYDTDCYWQDIGRFEDYEQASADFAKDPHVFLPDLKRS, from the coding sequence ATGAATGATATGATGGCGGTAATACTGGCGGGAGGAAGAGGGGTAAGGCTCAAACCCTTCACCATGGTAATACCCAAGCCTTTGCTGCCCGTAGGCGAACTGCCGATAGTGGAGGTTGTCATCAGGCAGCTTGCTGCGACAGGGATCAAGAGGGTCGCCATGATGCTGGGGTACATGGCGCAACTGTTCATCGCGACCTTTTCAGACGGGTCGCGCTGGGGTGTGAATATCGAGTACTACGTTGAAGAGGAACCGCAAGGCACGGCGGGTTCATTGAGGGTCATCAAGAATCCCGAACAGGACCTGCTTGTGATGAATGCCGACATCCTGACCACGGTCGATTACCGCAGGGTGGTGGAGTACCACCGGGCTCGGGATGCGTGGGGAACGATCGCGACCACCAGGCGCCGGGCACCCGTCGATTATGGGGTTATCGTGAAGACGGGAGAGGGCCTTCTCGGTGAGTATCGTGAAAAACCTGTCATGGAATACGATGTGAGCATGGGGATCAATGTGATCTCGTCGAGATCCATTTCTTTCGTTCCTCCCGATACGAAGTATGATATCCCCGATCTGATGACGGCATTGGTGTCCGCCCGCAAGCCTGTTGTGTGCTACGATACCGACTGCTACTGGCAGGATATAGGCCGCTTCGAAGACTACGAGCAGGCAAGCGCGGACTTCGCGAAGGACCCTCACGTGTTCCTGCCTGACCTTAAGCGCTCATGA
- a CDS encoding NAD-dependent epimerase/dehydratase family protein, translated as MMKTVLVTGALGFCARHLLEKLRRDSGLRLCGIDIPQTAPAGLKIDAYSAVDVCDPTRLSNYLEAVKPDVIFHLAGIVGGDPFETYRVNFMGGLHLLEAVRQHVPRSRILLVGSSAEYGPALPDSLPLTEEHPCRPINAYGASKHAIVMAGSDYARNHGLNVVMARPFNIIGPGVPSTLVVGAFLGRIKAALGKGERLVIRMGNLDTRRDFVDVADAVDAYTRMTAGDFTGEIFNICSGKPYSIRSIVETMASVAGLSIEIVQDPALVRHHEIEVSFGSYERAERAFGFSPSTDIEASLLEIWRYETDPRSVS; from the coding sequence ATGATGAAGACTGTGCTTGTGACGGGGGCGCTCGGATTCTGCGCGCGCCATCTTTTGGAAAAGCTCAGGCGCGACAGCGGATTGCGTTTGTGCGGCATCGATATCCCTCAAACCGCACCGGCGGGCCTGAAGATCGATGCGTATTCCGCGGTGGATGTGTGCGACCCGACGAGACTCTCGAATTACCTGGAAGCGGTGAAACCCGACGTGATCTTTCATCTGGCAGGGATCGTCGGGGGCGATCCCTTTGAAACGTACAGGGTCAATTTCATGGGCGGCTTGCATTTGCTGGAAGCTGTGAGACAACATGTTCCGCGATCGCGGATTCTCCTGGTGGGTTCGAGCGCGGAGTACGGTCCAGCGTTGCCTGACAGTTTGCCTTTGACCGAGGAGCATCCGTGTCGGCCGATCAACGCGTATGGCGCCAGCAAACATGCGATCGTCATGGCGGGATCGGACTACGCCCGGAATCATGGTCTGAATGTTGTCATGGCGAGGCCTTTCAATATAATAGGACCCGGGGTCCCTTCCACGCTGGTGGTCGGGGCATTTCTCGGGCGCATCAAAGCCGCGCTCGGGAAGGGGGAGAGATTGGTGATCAGGATGGGGAACCTCGACACCCGCAGAGATTTTGTCGATGTAGCCGACGCGGTGGACGCCTATACGCGAATGACCGCCGGGGATTTTACGGGCGAGATCTTCAACATATGCTCCGGGAAACCCTATTCGATCCGGAGCATCGTGGAGACCATGGCCTCTGTTGCCGGTCTGTCGATCGAGATCGTGCAGGACCCGGCCCTTGTCAGGCATCACGAGATCGAAGTCTCTTTCGGAAGCTATGAAAGGGCTGAAAGAGCCTTCGGATTTTCTCCGTCAACCGACATTGAGGCCAGCCTTTTGGAGATATGGAGATATGAAACGGACCCCCGATCGGTGAGCTAG